A DNA window from Doryrhamphus excisus isolate RoL2022-K1 chromosome 2, RoL_Dexc_1.0, whole genome shotgun sequence contains the following coding sequences:
- the sbno1 gene encoding protein strawberry notch homolog 1 isoform X2, which translates to MDPGQDLLLAALSESGICPTDIGLFDVDSQDVAQPSTAQQSISINALDVGLGSESGEVAPTQSPSPVPIVTIRQHKPQPSTTTFVLNQLNQLPSLGATVTKPSAANPVKHTITVTKVVHVANSARRTISTPSCTVNPPSASTAVPSNHDQIQLKDLLRTGGIKSSGLKGNSLVELMKLKPPPDIAPPVATATGPSEMNNGIKKENLIKDGVRAWNNEDIKMHAFPHSLKAPGMKEEDEPEEEEEEELGHAETYAEYMPMKLKVGLRHPDPVVETSSLSSVSPPEVWYRLSIPEEVIDRGCLSALQLEAITYAAQQHETFLPSGDRAAYLIGDGAGVGKGRTIAGIIYENYLLGRKRSLWFSVSNDLKYDAERDLRDIGAKNIQVHSLNKFKYGKISSKHNGSVKKGVIFATYSSLIGESQSGGKYKTRFEQLLHWCGEDFDGVIVYDECHKAKNVCPIGSSKPTKTGLAVLELQNKLPKARVVYASATGASEPRNMAYMNRLGIWGHKTPFREFGNFIQAVERRGVGAMEIVAMDMKLRGMYIARQLSFTGVTFKIDEVPLTQQYISMYNNSVRLWVSAREKFQQAASLMEAEQRMKKSMWGQFWSAHQRFFKYLCIASKVRRVVQLAREEVQNGKCVVIGLQSTGEARTLEALEEGGGELNDFVSTAKGVLQSLVEKHFPAPDRQKLYSLLGIDLSAKKTSSPNDAAAQSQQKGKKRKGPELKKQQKKKPRKHGGLSGTSSDESQSEESDKDLGRDGDSDDSFKSVSSADEDDDFNPFRDESDDEDEDDPWLVRKEPKKSKEKKKKKKRRKSIDPDSIQSALLASGLGSTRPAFTAPVSLPASTPSTVKPETEDVCLTSEDAVEHAQKMKRELLDKLEELAEELPPNTLDELIDELGGPENVAEMTGRKGRVVSNDDGSITYESRSELDVPVEILNLTEKQRFMDGEKHIAIISEAASSGISLQADRRVKNQRRRVHMTLELPWSADRAIQQFGRTHRSNQVTAPEYVFLISELAGEQRFASIVAKRLESLGALTHGDRRATETRDLSRFNFDNKYGRNALEIVMKSIVRLDTPLVSPPADFKGDFFRDIQRGLVGVGLINVEDRYNTLSLDKDYNNIGKFLNRILGMEVHQQNALFQYFSDTLAAVIQEAKRNGRYDMGILDLGSGDEKVKKMDCKKFLTPGYTASGHVELFTVSVERGMSWEEATHAWADQNGPDDGFYVQTRNNKKTAILVKEVNTKKRLFLVYRPNTGRQLKLETYNDLKKKFKKVLSEDAKQHWNEQYTSSAEICSHAFWRGNCKKAAVGLQCEIGLRCRTYYVLCGSVLSVWNELEEVLTPVSGTNVKVQIVRLRTEDGQRIVGLIIPANCVSPLMHKLSTSDQFQQLAVVEQQKRQQLHPQSLSHTPNT; encoded by the exons ATGGATCCTGGACAGGATTTACTCCTGGCTGCTCTTAGTGAGAGCGGCATTTGCCCCACAGATATTGGACTGTTTGACGTCGATTCTCAGGATGTCGCACAGCCCTCCACTGCTCAGCAA TCCATCTCAATCAATGCCCTGGATGTTGGCTTGGGCTCCGAGTCCGGGGAAGTCGCTCCAACTCAATCTCCGTCTCCAGTCCCTATCGTGACTATCAGG CAGCACAAACCTCAGCCATCGACCACCACCTTTGTCTTAAACCAGCTCAATCAGCTGCCGTCGCTGGGAGCCACCGTGACCAAGCCGTCGGCCGCCAACCCCGTCAAACACACCATAACCGTCACCAAGGTGGTCCACGTCGCCAACTCGGCCCGGCGCACCATCTCCACGCCGTCCTGCACAGTCAACCCCCCCTCAGCGTCCACAGCCGTGCCTTCAAACCACGATCAG ATCCAGTTGAAAGACCTCCTCAGGACGGGCGGTATCAAGAGCTCGGGCCTGAAGGGCAACAGTCTGGTGGAGCTCATGAAGCTGAAGCCACCACCTGATATTGCCCCCCCAGTCGCAACTGCCACCGGGCCCA GTGAGATGAACAACGGCATCAAGAAGGAAAACCTCATCAAAGATGGCGTCCGAGCCTGGAATAACGAGGACATAAAGATGCACGCTTTCCCACATTCCCTG AAAGCTCCGGGGATGAAGGAGGAGGACGAgcccgaggaggaggaggaagaagagttgGGTCACGCCGAAACGTACGCAGAGTACATGCCAATGAAGT TGAAAGTGGGCTTGCGGCATCCCGACCCGGTGGTGGAGACCAGCTCCCTGTCCAGCGTCAGCCCGCCAGAAGTGTGGTACCGACTGTCCATCCCAGAAGAAGTCATCGACCGCGGGTGCCTGTCTGCTCTGCAGCTGGAAGCCATCACGTACGCTGCCCAG CAACACGAGACGTTCCTGCCGAGCGGCGACCGAGCGGCCTACTTGATTGGAGACGGCGCCGGCGTGGGGAAAGGCCGAACCATCGCAGGGATCATCTATGAGAATTACCTGTTGGGCAGGAAGAGATCGCTTTG GTTCAGTGTTTCCAACGACTTGAAGTATGACGCAGAGCGGGACCTCAGGGACATCGGAGCCAAGAACATCCAGGTCCACTCACTGAACAAG TTCAAGTATGGCAAAATCTCCTCCAAACACAACGGCAGCGTGAAGAAAGGTGTCATCTTTGCCACCTACTCCTCCTTGATCGGAGAGAGCCAGTCAGGAGGGAAGTACAAGACCAGATTTGAGCAGCTGCTCCACTGGTGCGGGGAGGACTTTGATGGCGTT ATCGTCTATGACGAGTGTCACAAAGCTAAGAATGTGTGTCCCATTGGATCTTCCAAACCCACAAAAACCGGACTGGCGGTGTTGGAGCTACAAAACAAACTCCCCAAGGCTAGAGTTGTGTACGCTAGTGCGACAG GTGCCTCTGAGCCAAGGAACATGGCCTACATGAACCGTTTAGGCATCTGGGGACACAAGACGCCCTTCAGGGAGTTTGGCAACTTCATCCAAGCGGTGGAGCGCAG GGGCGTAGGTGCCATGGAGATCGTGGCCATGGACATGAAGCTGAGGGGAATGTACATCGCCCGGCAGCTGAGCTTTACAGGCGTAACGTTTAAGATCGACGAGGTGCCCCTGACGCAACAGTATATCAGCATGTACAACAACTCTGTCAGGCTG TGGGTGAGTGCGCGTGAGAAGTTCCAGCAGGCGGCAAGCCTCATGGAGGCCGAGCAGCGCATGAAGAAGTCCATGTGGGGCCAGTTCTGGTCGGCCCACCAGAGGTTCTTCAAGTACCTCTGCATTGCCTCCAAGGTGCGCAGGGTGGTCCAGCTAGCCAGAGAGGAGGTGCAGAACGGGAAG TGCGTGGTGATTGGCCTGCAGTCCACCGGAGAAGCAAGAACACTGGAGGCCTTGGAGGAAGGAGGCGGAGAGCTTAACGACTTTGTGTCAACTGCAAA AGGTGTGCTGCAGTCGCTGGTGGAGAAGCACTTCCCAGCCCCAGACAGACAGAAGCTTTACAGCCTGCTGGGCATCGACCTCTCGGCAAAGAAGACGTCATCTCCCAATGATGCTGCAGCTCAGTCCCAACAGAAGggcaagaaaagaaaag GCCCAGAGTTAaagaagcagcagaagaagaagcctCGCAAACATGGCGGCCTGTCCGGCACCAGCTCAGATGAGAGCCAGTCGGAGGAGTCTGATAAAGACTTGGGCAGAGACGGCGACAGCGACGACAGCTTTAAGTCGGTCAGCTCGGCCGACGAGGACGACGACTTCAACCCCTTCAGGGATGAGTCTGACGACGAGGACGAAGATG ACCCGTGGCTTGTCAGAAAGGAGCCCAAGAAGagcaaagagaagaagaagaagaaaaagagaagGAAGAGCATCGACCCAGATTCCATTCAAAGTGCCTTGTTGGCGTCTGGATTAGGCTCCACCCGACCTGCTTTCACCGCCCCTGTGTCGCTGCCTGCCAGCACGCCTTCTACTG TCAAACCAGAGACGGAAGACGTCTGCCTGACCAGCGAGGATGCAGTGGAGCACGCACAGAAGATGAAGAGGGAACTTCTGGACAAGCTGGAGGAGCTCGCCGAGGAGCTCCCACCCAACACACTGGACGAGCTCATTGATGAGCTGGGGGGGCCTGAGAATGTGGCAGAG ATGACTGGCCGTAAAGGTCGCGTGGTCAGCAACGACGACGGAAGCATCACCTACGAGTCGCGCTCCGAGCTGGATGTCCCCGTGGAGATCCTCAACCTGACGGAGAAGCAAAGGTTCATGGATGGGGAGAAG CACATTGCCATCATATCCGAGGCCGCCAGCTCAGGCATCTCGCTGCAGGCCGATCGCAGGGTAAAGAACCAGCGGCGCAGGGTTCACATGACACTGGAGCTGCCGTGGAGCGCAGACCGAGCCATTCAGCAGTTCG GTAGAACCCACAGGTCCAATCAGGTCACGGCTCCTGAGTATGTCTTCCTCATATCAGAACTCGCCGGAGAGCAGAGATTTGCTTCTATTGTTGCCAAAAGATTAGAAAGTCTT gggGCGCTCACTCACGGAGACAGAAGAGCAACGGAGACGCGAGATCTCAGCAGGTTCAACTTTGACAACAAA TACGGCAGGAACGCTCTGGAAATCGTGATGAAGTCGATAGTGAGGCTGGACACGCCGCTGGTTTCTCCTCCTGCTGATTTCAAAGGAGATTTCTTCAGAG ACATTCAGAGGGGCCTGGTAGGTGTGGGCCTCATCAACGTGGAGGACAGATACAACACGCTGTCACTGGACAAAG ACTACAACAACATTGGCAAGTTCCTCAACCGCATCCTGGGCATGGAGGTCCACCAGCAGAATGCTCTGTTCCAGTACTTCTCAGACACGCTGGCGGCCGTCATCCAGGAAGCCAAGAGGAATGGAAGATACGACATGGGCATTCTGG ACCTGGGCTCTGGTGATGAGAAGGTCAAGAAGATGGACTGCAAGAAGTTCCTGACACCGGGCTATACCGCGTCTGGACATGTTGAACTCTTCACG GTGAGTGTGGAGCGGGGGATGTCCTGGGAGGAAGCGACGCATGCCTGGGCCGATCAGAACGGACCAGATGACGGCTTCTATGTGCAG ACGAGGAACAACAAGAAGACGGCCATCTTGGTCAAGGAGGTGAACACCAAGAAGAGGCTGTTCCTGGTCTACCGGCCCAACACGGGCAGGCAGCTCAAGCTGGAGACCTACAACGACCTCAAGAAGAAGTTTAAGAAG GTCTTGTCAGAAGATGCCAAGCAGCACTGGAATGAGCAGTACACCTCATCAGCTGAGATCTGCTCCCACGCCTTCTG gAGGGGAAACTGCAAGAAGGCAGCGGTGGGGCTCCAGTGCGAGATCGGTCTCCGCTGTCGGACGTACTACGTCCTGTGCGGCTCGGTGCTCAGCGTGTGGaacgagctggaggaggtgctcACCCCCGTCAGCGGAACCAACGTCAAGGTGCAGATCGTCCGCCTCAGGACTGAAGATGGTCAGAGGATTGTTG GACTGATCATCCCGGCCAACTGCGTGTCTCCTTTGATGCACAAGCTGTCCACGTCAGACCAGTTCCAGCAGCTGGCCGTGGTGGAGCAGCAGAAGAGGCAGCAGTTGCACCCCCAGAGTCTCAGTCACACACCCAACACATAG
- the sbno1 gene encoding protein strawberry notch homolog 1 isoform X4 — protein sequence MDPGQDLLLAALSESGICPTDIGLFDVDSQDVAQPSTAQQSISINALDVGLGSESGEVAPTQSPSPVPIVTIRHKPQPSTTTFVLNQLNQLPSLGATVTKPSAANPVKHTITVTKVVHVANSARRTISTPSCTVNPPSASTAVPSNHDQIQLKDLLRTGGIKSSGLKGNSLVELMKLKPPPDIAPPVATATGPSEMNNGIKKENLIKDGVRAWNNEDIKMHAFPHSLKAPGMKEEDEPEEEEEEELGHAETYAEYMPMKLKVGLRHPDPVVETSSLSSVSPPEVWYRLSIPEEVIDRGCLSALQLEAITYAAQQHETFLPSGDRAAYLIGDGAGVGKGRTIAGIIYENYLLGRKRSLWFSVSNDLKYDAERDLRDIGAKNIQVHSLNKFKYGKISSKHNGSVKKGVIFATYSSLIGESQSGGKYKTRFEQLLHWCGEDFDGVIVYDECHKAKNVCPIGSSKPTKTGLAVLELQNKLPKARVVYASATGASEPRNMAYMNRLGIWGHKTPFREFGNFIQAVERRGVGAMEIVAMDMKLRGMYIARQLSFTGVTFKIDEVPLTQQYISMYNNSVRLWVSAREKFQQAASLMEAEQRMKKSMWGQFWSAHQRFFKYLCIASKVRRVVQLAREEVQNGKCVVIGLQSTGEARTLEALEEGGGELNDFVSTAKGVLQSLVEKHFPAPDRQKLYSLLGIDLSAKKTSSPNDAAAQSQQKGKKRKGPELKKQQKKKPRKHGGLSGTSSDESQSEESDKDLGRDGDSDDSFKSVSSADEDDDFNPFRDESDDEDEDDPWLVRKEPKKSKEKKKKKKRRKSIDPDSIQSALLASGLGSTRPAFTAPVSLPASTPSTVKPETEDVCLTSEDAVEHAQKMKRELLDKLEELAEELPPNTLDELIDELGGPENVAEMTGRKGRVVSNDDGSITYESRSELDVPVEILNLTEKQRFMDGEKHIAIISEAASSGISLQADRRVKNQRRRVHMTLELPWSADRAIQQFGRTHRSNQVTAPEYVFLISELAGEQRFASIVAKRLESLGALTHGDRRATETRDLSRFNFDNKYGRNALEIVMKSIVRLDTPLVSPPADFKGDFFRDIQRGLVGVGLINVEDRYNTLSLDKDYNNIGKFLNRILGMEVHQQNALFQYFSDTLAAVIQEAKRNGRYDMGILDLGSGDEKVKKMDCKKFLTPGYTASGHVELFTVSVERGMSWEEATHAWADQNGPDDGFYVQTRNNKKTAILVKEVNTKKRLFLVYRPNTGRQLKLETYNDLKKKFKKVLSEDAKQHWNEQYTSSAEICSHAFWRGNCKKAAVGLQCEIGLRCRTYYVLCGSVLSVWNELEEVLTPVSGTNVKVQIVRLRTEDGQRIVGLIIPANCVSPLMHKLSTSDQFQQLAVVEQQKRQQLHPQSLSHTPNT from the exons ATGGATCCTGGACAGGATTTACTCCTGGCTGCTCTTAGTGAGAGCGGCATTTGCCCCACAGATATTGGACTGTTTGACGTCGATTCTCAGGATGTCGCACAGCCCTCCACTGCTCAGCAA TCCATCTCAATCAATGCCCTGGATGTTGGCTTGGGCTCCGAGTCCGGGGAAGTCGCTCCAACTCAATCTCCGTCTCCAGTCCCTATCGTGACTATCAGG CACAAACCTCAGCCATCGACCACCACCTTTGTCTTAAACCAGCTCAATCAGCTGCCGTCGCTGGGAGCCACCGTGACCAAGCCGTCGGCCGCCAACCCCGTCAAACACACCATAACCGTCACCAAGGTGGTCCACGTCGCCAACTCGGCCCGGCGCACCATCTCCACGCCGTCCTGCACAGTCAACCCCCCCTCAGCGTCCACAGCCGTGCCTTCAAACCACGATCAG ATCCAGTTGAAAGACCTCCTCAGGACGGGCGGTATCAAGAGCTCGGGCCTGAAGGGCAACAGTCTGGTGGAGCTCATGAAGCTGAAGCCACCACCTGATATTGCCCCCCCAGTCGCAACTGCCACCGGGCCCA GTGAGATGAACAACGGCATCAAGAAGGAAAACCTCATCAAAGATGGCGTCCGAGCCTGGAATAACGAGGACATAAAGATGCACGCTTTCCCACATTCCCTG AAAGCTCCGGGGATGAAGGAGGAGGACGAgcccgaggaggaggaggaagaagagttgGGTCACGCCGAAACGTACGCAGAGTACATGCCAATGAAGT TGAAAGTGGGCTTGCGGCATCCCGACCCGGTGGTGGAGACCAGCTCCCTGTCCAGCGTCAGCCCGCCAGAAGTGTGGTACCGACTGTCCATCCCAGAAGAAGTCATCGACCGCGGGTGCCTGTCTGCTCTGCAGCTGGAAGCCATCACGTACGCTGCCCAG CAACACGAGACGTTCCTGCCGAGCGGCGACCGAGCGGCCTACTTGATTGGAGACGGCGCCGGCGTGGGGAAAGGCCGAACCATCGCAGGGATCATCTATGAGAATTACCTGTTGGGCAGGAAGAGATCGCTTTG GTTCAGTGTTTCCAACGACTTGAAGTATGACGCAGAGCGGGACCTCAGGGACATCGGAGCCAAGAACATCCAGGTCCACTCACTGAACAAG TTCAAGTATGGCAAAATCTCCTCCAAACACAACGGCAGCGTGAAGAAAGGTGTCATCTTTGCCACCTACTCCTCCTTGATCGGAGAGAGCCAGTCAGGAGGGAAGTACAAGACCAGATTTGAGCAGCTGCTCCACTGGTGCGGGGAGGACTTTGATGGCGTT ATCGTCTATGACGAGTGTCACAAAGCTAAGAATGTGTGTCCCATTGGATCTTCCAAACCCACAAAAACCGGACTGGCGGTGTTGGAGCTACAAAACAAACTCCCCAAGGCTAGAGTTGTGTACGCTAGTGCGACAG GTGCCTCTGAGCCAAGGAACATGGCCTACATGAACCGTTTAGGCATCTGGGGACACAAGACGCCCTTCAGGGAGTTTGGCAACTTCATCCAAGCGGTGGAGCGCAG GGGCGTAGGTGCCATGGAGATCGTGGCCATGGACATGAAGCTGAGGGGAATGTACATCGCCCGGCAGCTGAGCTTTACAGGCGTAACGTTTAAGATCGACGAGGTGCCCCTGACGCAACAGTATATCAGCATGTACAACAACTCTGTCAGGCTG TGGGTGAGTGCGCGTGAGAAGTTCCAGCAGGCGGCAAGCCTCATGGAGGCCGAGCAGCGCATGAAGAAGTCCATGTGGGGCCAGTTCTGGTCGGCCCACCAGAGGTTCTTCAAGTACCTCTGCATTGCCTCCAAGGTGCGCAGGGTGGTCCAGCTAGCCAGAGAGGAGGTGCAGAACGGGAAG TGCGTGGTGATTGGCCTGCAGTCCACCGGAGAAGCAAGAACACTGGAGGCCTTGGAGGAAGGAGGCGGAGAGCTTAACGACTTTGTGTCAACTGCAAA AGGTGTGCTGCAGTCGCTGGTGGAGAAGCACTTCCCAGCCCCAGACAGACAGAAGCTTTACAGCCTGCTGGGCATCGACCTCTCGGCAAAGAAGACGTCATCTCCCAATGATGCTGCAGCTCAGTCCCAACAGAAGggcaagaaaagaaaag GCCCAGAGTTAaagaagcagcagaagaagaagcctCGCAAACATGGCGGCCTGTCCGGCACCAGCTCAGATGAGAGCCAGTCGGAGGAGTCTGATAAAGACTTGGGCAGAGACGGCGACAGCGACGACAGCTTTAAGTCGGTCAGCTCGGCCGACGAGGACGACGACTTCAACCCCTTCAGGGATGAGTCTGACGACGAGGACGAAGATG ACCCGTGGCTTGTCAGAAAGGAGCCCAAGAAGagcaaagagaagaagaagaagaaaaagagaagGAAGAGCATCGACCCAGATTCCATTCAAAGTGCCTTGTTGGCGTCTGGATTAGGCTCCACCCGACCTGCTTTCACCGCCCCTGTGTCGCTGCCTGCCAGCACGCCTTCTACTG TCAAACCAGAGACGGAAGACGTCTGCCTGACCAGCGAGGATGCAGTGGAGCACGCACAGAAGATGAAGAGGGAACTTCTGGACAAGCTGGAGGAGCTCGCCGAGGAGCTCCCACCCAACACACTGGACGAGCTCATTGATGAGCTGGGGGGGCCTGAGAATGTGGCAGAG ATGACTGGCCGTAAAGGTCGCGTGGTCAGCAACGACGACGGAAGCATCACCTACGAGTCGCGCTCCGAGCTGGATGTCCCCGTGGAGATCCTCAACCTGACGGAGAAGCAAAGGTTCATGGATGGGGAGAAG CACATTGCCATCATATCCGAGGCCGCCAGCTCAGGCATCTCGCTGCAGGCCGATCGCAGGGTAAAGAACCAGCGGCGCAGGGTTCACATGACACTGGAGCTGCCGTGGAGCGCAGACCGAGCCATTCAGCAGTTCG GTAGAACCCACAGGTCCAATCAGGTCACGGCTCCTGAGTATGTCTTCCTCATATCAGAACTCGCCGGAGAGCAGAGATTTGCTTCTATTGTTGCCAAAAGATTAGAAAGTCTT gggGCGCTCACTCACGGAGACAGAAGAGCAACGGAGACGCGAGATCTCAGCAGGTTCAACTTTGACAACAAA TACGGCAGGAACGCTCTGGAAATCGTGATGAAGTCGATAGTGAGGCTGGACACGCCGCTGGTTTCTCCTCCTGCTGATTTCAAAGGAGATTTCTTCAGAG ACATTCAGAGGGGCCTGGTAGGTGTGGGCCTCATCAACGTGGAGGACAGATACAACACGCTGTCACTGGACAAAG ACTACAACAACATTGGCAAGTTCCTCAACCGCATCCTGGGCATGGAGGTCCACCAGCAGAATGCTCTGTTCCAGTACTTCTCAGACACGCTGGCGGCCGTCATCCAGGAAGCCAAGAGGAATGGAAGATACGACATGGGCATTCTGG ACCTGGGCTCTGGTGATGAGAAGGTCAAGAAGATGGACTGCAAGAAGTTCCTGACACCGGGCTATACCGCGTCTGGACATGTTGAACTCTTCACG GTGAGTGTGGAGCGGGGGATGTCCTGGGAGGAAGCGACGCATGCCTGGGCCGATCAGAACGGACCAGATGACGGCTTCTATGTGCAG ACGAGGAACAACAAGAAGACGGCCATCTTGGTCAAGGAGGTGAACACCAAGAAGAGGCTGTTCCTGGTCTACCGGCCCAACACGGGCAGGCAGCTCAAGCTGGAGACCTACAACGACCTCAAGAAGAAGTTTAAGAAG GTCTTGTCAGAAGATGCCAAGCAGCACTGGAATGAGCAGTACACCTCATCAGCTGAGATCTGCTCCCACGCCTTCTG gAGGGGAAACTGCAAGAAGGCAGCGGTGGGGCTCCAGTGCGAGATCGGTCTCCGCTGTCGGACGTACTACGTCCTGTGCGGCTCGGTGCTCAGCGTGTGGaacgagctggaggaggtgctcACCCCCGTCAGCGGAACCAACGTCAAGGTGCAGATCGTCCGCCTCAGGACTGAAGATGGTCAGAGGATTGTTG GACTGATCATCCCGGCCAACTGCGTGTCTCCTTTGATGCACAAGCTGTCCACGTCAGACCAGTTCCAGCAGCTGGCCGTGGTGGAGCAGCAGAAGAGGCAGCAGTTGCACCCCCAGAGTCTCAGTCACACACCCAACACATAG